From one Nocardioides sp. Kera G14 genomic stretch:
- a CDS encoding amidase, giving the protein MKLADYLTSDATTLAGLLASGDVTPAQLLALARERAAQVNPQLNAVVATLDEVADERAASSLEGPFAGVPFLVKDLAQEYAGFPTSSGSRALAHDVADEHAVITQRFLDAGLVVFGKTNTPEFGAKGITEDSLLGTAHNPWNLAHTPGGSSGGSGAAVAAGIVPAAGANDGGGSIRIPAACNGLVGLKLSRGYTAYGPQTGESMFGMVTQGVVSRTVRDSAGLLDAVAGAPSRYAAYVAARPDSFLASLDERPRGLRIGFSSASAINPSPDPEAVAAVESTAALLAELGHEVEEVAPPHDDEALARDFLTIWFAQLHGQISEIKKRLGAPDSAFEADSLAVAEIGRAAGVGALFGALDNVHAHTRALEDFHERYDLFLTPTLAKPPLAVGSIATAPLLQSASRVIARLRAGKLLAATGILDQLITENLGWVPYTQLANLTGRPAISVPMHWTAAGLPLGVQFVGPLASDGLLLRLAAQLEEARPWFARYAELDPSLQGPVTR; this is encoded by the coding sequence GTGAAGCTCGCCGACTACCTCACCTCCGACGCCACCACGCTCGCCGGCCTCCTGGCCTCAGGCGACGTGACGCCGGCCCAGCTGCTCGCGCTCGCCCGAGAGCGGGCGGCCCAGGTCAATCCCCAGCTCAACGCGGTCGTCGCCACACTCGACGAGGTCGCCGACGAGCGTGCGGCCTCCTCGCTGGAGGGGCCGTTCGCCGGGGTGCCCTTCCTGGTGAAGGACCTCGCGCAGGAGTACGCCGGCTTCCCGACCAGCAGTGGCTCCCGCGCCCTGGCGCACGATGTCGCCGACGAGCACGCGGTGATCACGCAACGCTTCCTCGACGCCGGGCTGGTCGTCTTCGGCAAGACCAACACCCCGGAGTTCGGCGCCAAGGGCATCACCGAGGACTCACTGCTGGGCACCGCGCACAACCCGTGGAACCTCGCCCACACGCCCGGCGGCTCCTCCGGCGGCTCAGGTGCGGCCGTGGCAGCGGGCATCGTGCCGGCGGCCGGCGCCAACGACGGCGGGGGGTCGATCCGGATCCCCGCGGCCTGCAACGGACTGGTCGGCCTCAAGCTGAGCCGCGGCTACACGGCGTACGGACCGCAGACCGGTGAGTCGATGTTCGGCATGGTCACGCAGGGCGTGGTCTCGCGCACCGTCCGCGACAGCGCGGGACTCCTCGACGCCGTGGCCGGTGCGCCGAGCCGGTACGCGGCGTACGTCGCCGCGCGTCCCGACTCCTTCCTCGCCTCCCTGGATGAGCGCCCGCGCGGGCTGCGGATCGGCTTCTCCAGCGCGTCGGCGATCAACCCCTCACCCGACCCGGAGGCGGTCGCCGCCGTCGAGAGCACGGCCGCCCTCCTCGCCGAGCTCGGCCACGAGGTCGAGGAGGTGGCGCCGCCGCACGACGACGAGGCACTCGCCCGCGACTTCCTCACCATCTGGTTCGCGCAGCTCCACGGTCAGATCAGCGAGATCAAGAAGCGCCTCGGCGCACCCGACAGCGCCTTCGAGGCCGATTCGCTCGCGGTGGCGGAGATCGGCCGTGCCGCGGGCGTCGGTGCACTCTTCGGCGCGTTGGACAACGTCCACGCGCACACCCGTGCGCTGGAGGACTTCCATGAGCGCTACGACCTCTTCCTCACGCCGACGCTGGCGAAGCCCCCGCTCGCAGTCGGCTCGATCGCCACCGCCCCACTGTTGCAGAGCGCCTCTCGGGTCATCGCCCGGCTCCGTGCCGGGAAGCTCCTCGCGGCCACGGGCATCCTCGACCAGCTGATCACGGAGAACCTCGGCTGGGTCCCCTACACCCAACTGGCGAACCTCACCGGCCGGCCTGCGATCTCGGTCCCGATGCACTGGACGGCTGCCGGTCTCCCGCTGGGGGTCCAGTTCGTCGGGCCGCTCGCCTCCGACGGCCTGCTGCTGCGCCTCGCCGCCCAACTGGAGGAGGCACGGCCGTGGTTCGCGCGGTACGCCGAGCTCGACCCGTCGCTTCAGGGGCCGGTCACCCGATAG
- a CDS encoding vWA domain-containing protein, whose protein sequence is MRYRKYDGGDPLAPPVDLAEALDAIGEDVMAGYSPERAMREFLRRGGRDQAGLDELARRVAEKRRELLDRHNLDGTLREVRELLDKAVLEERKQLARDAMMDDADRAFREMQLSNLSPNTAAAVSELGSYDWQSREAREAFEQIKDLLGRELLDQRFAGMKQALEGATEEDRAAINEMLSDLNSLLEKRALGEDTPEDFAEFMAKHGDQFPENPQNLDELLDSLAARAAAAQRMLNSMTPEQRAELMELSAQAFGSPALMEQLSRLDANLQQLRPGEDWAGGEEFGGGEGLGLGDGTGVLQDLAELDQLAEQLSQSYGGARMDDLDLDAVSRQLGEEAAVDARTLQEIERALRDSGQLERGSDGDLRLTPKAMRQLGKALLKDVATKLNGRQGARDTRRAGATGDLTGSTRPFEFGDTEPWDLPRTILNAQVRSPRDPGSGPARSGLQLRLEDIEVQETEDRTQAAVALLVDTSFSMAMDGRWVPMKRTALALHTLIRSRFRGDDLQLIAFGRAAQTMEIEELTALDARWDKGTNLHHGLLLANRHFRKHPNAQPVLLIVTDGEPTSHLEANGEVSFAYPPSMRTIALTVNELDSARRIGAQATFFRLGDDAGLARFVDQMARRVDGSVVAPELDDLGAAVVGSYLGRRSGSAYGGDAGFGSMGGWGGRGWWAG, encoded by the coding sequence GTGAGATATCGGAAGTACGACGGCGGCGACCCGCTCGCCCCGCCGGTGGACCTGGCCGAGGCGCTGGACGCCATCGGCGAGGACGTCATGGCGGGGTACTCGCCCGAGCGGGCGATGCGTGAGTTCCTCCGCCGAGGCGGCCGCGACCAGGCCGGGCTCGACGAGCTGGCCCGCCGTGTCGCCGAGAAGCGCCGTGAGCTGTTGGATCGGCACAACCTCGACGGCACGCTGCGCGAGGTGCGCGAACTGCTGGACAAGGCGGTCCTGGAGGAGCGCAAGCAGCTCGCCCGCGACGCGATGATGGACGACGCCGACCGCGCGTTCCGCGAGATGCAGCTCTCCAACCTCTCTCCGAACACGGCGGCTGCCGTCTCCGAGCTCGGCTCCTACGACTGGCAGAGCCGGGAGGCGCGCGAGGCCTTCGAGCAGATCAAGGACCTGCTCGGCCGCGAGCTCCTCGACCAGCGCTTCGCCGGCATGAAGCAGGCCCTCGAGGGAGCCACCGAGGAGGATCGCGCCGCGATCAACGAGATGCTCTCCGACCTCAACTCGCTGCTGGAGAAGCGGGCCTTGGGGGAGGACACGCCTGAGGACTTCGCCGAGTTCATGGCCAAGCATGGTGACCAGTTTCCCGAGAACCCGCAGAACCTCGACGAGCTGCTCGACTCCCTCGCCGCCCGTGCCGCTGCCGCGCAGCGGATGCTCAACTCGATGACTCCGGAGCAGCGCGCCGAGCTGATGGAGCTCTCGGCGCAGGCCTTCGGGTCGCCGGCGTTGATGGAGCAGTTGTCGCGGCTCGATGCCAACCTGCAGCAGCTGCGACCCGGTGAGGACTGGGCCGGTGGAGAGGAGTTCGGCGGCGGGGAGGGCCTCGGGCTCGGTGACGGCACCGGCGTGCTGCAGGACCTGGCCGAGCTCGACCAGCTCGCCGAGCAGCTCTCCCAGTCGTACGGTGGCGCCCGGATGGACGACCTCGACCTGGACGCGGTCTCCCGCCAGCTCGGCGAGGAGGCGGCGGTCGATGCCCGGACGCTGCAGGAGATCGAACGTGCCCTGCGCGACTCTGGCCAGCTCGAGCGAGGCTCCGACGGCGACCTGCGCCTCACGCCGAAGGCGATGCGCCAGCTTGGCAAGGCGCTTCTCAAGGACGTGGCCACGAAGCTCAACGGGCGTCAGGGCGCCCGCGACACCCGCCGGGCGGGAGCGACCGGCGACCTCACCGGCTCCACCCGTCCTTTCGAGTTCGGCGACACTGAGCCCTGGGACCTGCCGCGCACCATCCTCAACGCCCAAGTCCGATCCCCCCGAGATCCGGGTTCTGGCCCCGCGAGATCCGGGTTGCAGCTGCGGCTCGAGGACATCGAGGTCCAGGAGACCGAGGACCGCACCCAGGCCGCCGTGGCCCTCCTGGTCGACACCAGCTTCTCGATGGCGATGGACGGCCGCTGGGTCCCCATGAAACGCACCGCGCTCGCCCTCCACACCCTCATCCGGTCACGGTTCCGCGGCGACGACCTCCAGCTGATCGCCTTCGGCCGCGCGGCCCAGACCATGGAGATCGAGGAGCTCACCGCGCTGGATGCCCGCTGGGACAAGGGCACCAACCTCCACCACGGGCTGCTGCTGGCCAACCGCCACTTCCGCAAGCACCCCAACGCCCAGCCGGTGCTGCTGATCGTCACCGACGGCGAGCCGACGTCACACCTCGAGGCGAACGGCGAGGTCTCCTTCGCCTACCCGCCCTCGATGCGCACCATCGCGCTCACCGTCAACGAACTCGACAGCGCCCGTCGCATCGGTGCCCAGGCGACCTTCTTCCGGCTCGGTGACGACGCCGGCCTGGCACGCTTCGTCGACCAGATGGCCCGCCGCGTGGACGGCTCGGTCGTCGCGCCGGAGCTGGACGACCTCGGGGCCGCCGTGGTCGGGTCCTACCTCGGACGGCGGTCGGGGTCGGCGTACGGCGGCGATGCGGGCTTCGGGAGTATGGGCGGCTGGGGCGGCCGCGGCTGGTGGGCCGGCTGA
- a CDS encoding GAF domain-containing protein has translation MSAEHGETAGPEANAPLQDIRASDTTAKVLLEAVIAMSSHLELHSVLARIVESAATLTGAKYGALGVIGAGGVLDDFVTYGIDPDEQERIGDLPSGHGILGLLIRHPRPLRLQDIQAHPETSGFPDDHPPMKTFLGVPVRIRGTIWGNLYLTEKEGGFTEEDITLTETLATAAGVGIERAQAVADRADLAVLSDRERIARDLHDNVIQRIFATGLRLQGVALKAPEIAEQVAAAVDELDQTIRDIRSTIFELEHRGGSSLRKEIREVLRTYIGILGFTPTVRITGPLDTAVPGPIREHLVAVMREGLSNISRHARAQSAELELSVEPGSVSFRILDDGVGVTEGEPLSGLRNLKRRAHELGGTFELRPRAGGGTEFLWQVPLAR, from the coding sequence GTGAGCGCCGAGCACGGCGAGACGGCCGGGCCCGAGGCCAACGCTCCGCTGCAGGACATCCGGGCCTCCGACACGACCGCGAAGGTCCTGCTCGAGGCCGTCATCGCGATGTCGAGCCATCTCGAGCTGCACTCCGTCCTGGCCCGGATCGTCGAGTCCGCCGCCACACTCACCGGGGCCAAGTACGGCGCCCTGGGCGTCATCGGCGCCGGCGGGGTGCTCGACGACTTCGTCACCTACGGCATCGATCCCGACGAGCAGGAGCGGATCGGCGACCTGCCGAGCGGCCACGGCATCCTCGGGCTGCTGATCCGGCACCCGCGGCCGCTTCGGCTGCAGGACATCCAGGCACATCCGGAGACATCAGGCTTCCCGGACGACCACCCGCCGATGAAGACCTTCCTCGGTGTGCCCGTGCGGATCCGCGGCACCATCTGGGGAAACCTCTATCTGACCGAGAAGGAGGGTGGCTTCACCGAGGAGGACATCACCCTCACCGAGACCCTCGCCACCGCCGCCGGTGTCGGCATCGAGCGGGCACAGGCGGTCGCGGACCGTGCCGACCTCGCCGTCCTCTCGGACCGCGAACGGATCGCGCGCGACCTGCACGACAACGTGATCCAGCGGATCTTCGCGACAGGCCTGCGCCTGCAGGGCGTCGCCCTCAAGGCGCCCGAGATCGCCGAGCAGGTCGCCGCGGCCGTCGACGAGCTCGACCAGACCATCCGCGACATCCGCTCCACGATCTTCGAGCTCGAGCACCGGGGTGGCTCCTCCCTGCGCAAGGAGATCCGCGAGGTGCTGCGCACCTACATCGGCATCCTCGGTTTCACGCCGACCGTACGGATCACCGGTCCGCTCGACACGGCCGTCCCGGGCCCGATCCGGGAGCACCTGGTCGCCGTCATGCGCGAGGGGCTCTCGAACATCTCCCGCCACGCGCGCGCCCAGAGCGCCGAGCTCGAGCTGTCCGTGGAGCCGGGGTCGGTCTCCTTCCGGATCCTCGACGACGGCGTCGGCGTCACGGAGGGCGAGCCGCTGTCGGGGCTGCGCAACCTCAAACGCCGGGCCCATGAGCTCGGCGGCACCTTCGAGCTCAGGCCCCGTGCGGGCGGCGGCACCGAGTTCCTCTGGCAGGTCCCCCTGGCGCGCTGA
- a CDS encoding response regulator, producing the protein MITVYLLDDHAIVRDGLRTLLEASGQIEVIGEAGTAAEAVAQIPVLAPQVAVLDNRLPDGSGIEVCRDIRAANSQIRALILTSYDDDEALFSAIMAGASGYVLKEIGTADLVSAIRSVAEGLSLIDVSLTQRVLDRVRNGPAVAPELEALNDQERRILELVAEGLTNRQIAEQMYLAEKTVKNYVSIMLRKLGLERRTQAAVLASKLLTRR; encoded by the coding sequence GTGATCACGGTTTATCTGCTCGACGACCACGCCATCGTGCGCGACGGACTGCGCACGCTGCTCGAGGCGTCCGGGCAGATCGAGGTCATCGGCGAGGCCGGCACCGCGGCCGAGGCGGTGGCCCAGATCCCTGTGCTGGCCCCGCAGGTCGCCGTGCTGGACAACCGCCTTCCCGACGGTTCGGGCATCGAGGTCTGCCGCGACATCCGTGCCGCCAACAGTCAGATCCGGGCCCTCATCCTGACGTCGTACGACGACGACGAGGCGCTCTTCAGCGCGATCATGGCCGGTGCGTCGGGCTATGTGCTGAAGGAGATCGGCACCGCCGACCTCGTCTCGGCCATCCGCTCGGTCGCCGAGGGACTGTCGCTCATCGACGTCTCGCTCACCCAGCGGGTGCTCGACCGGGTCCGCAACGGACCCGCCGTCGCGCCCGAGCTCGAGGCGCTCAACGACCAGGAGCGCCGCATCCTCGAGCTCGTCGCCGAGGGGCTGACCAACCGCCAGATCGCCGAGCAGATGTACCTGGCGGAGAAGACCGTGAAGAACTACGTCTCGATCATGCTGAGGAAGCTCGGCCTGGAGCGACGGACGCAGGCCGCCGTACTGGCGAGCAAGCTGCTGACGCGGAGGTAG
- a CDS encoding dihydrofolate reductase family protein, giving the protein MTRFVFATATSLDGFLADADHSLEWLFAVDGGDDAMSEMAAFVEGVGVLVMGSTTYRWVVEHENLVEKPETWTSYYGDRRTFVFTSRPEEMPVIPGPVGESIEFVGGSVADHLDPILETAAGKDVWVMGGGDLAAQFADAGRLDELQLSIAPVTLGSGAPLFTGRLESDRLQLVKAHQVGQFLQATYRVTGP; this is encoded by the coding sequence GTGACCCGCTTCGTCTTCGCCACCGCGACCTCACTCGACGGTTTCCTCGCCGATGCCGACCACTCGCTCGAATGGCTCTTCGCCGTCGACGGGGGAGACGACGCGATGTCCGAGATGGCCGCGTTCGTCGAGGGTGTCGGGGTGCTGGTCATGGGGTCGACGACGTACCGCTGGGTGGTCGAGCACGAGAATCTCGTCGAGAAACCGGAGACGTGGACGTCGTACTACGGCGATCGTCGTACCTTCGTCTTCACCTCGCGGCCTGAGGAGATGCCGGTGATCCCCGGGCCGGTGGGCGAGTCGATCGAGTTCGTCGGTGGATCGGTCGCTGACCACCTCGATCCGATCCTCGAGACCGCCGCAGGCAAGGACGTGTGGGTCATGGGCGGGGGAGACCTGGCCGCCCAGTTCGCCGACGCCGGGCGTCTCGACGAGCTCCAGCTCTCCATCGCTCCGGTGACCCTGGGCTCAGGTGCGCCGCTCTTCACCGGCCGCCTCGAGTCCGATCGCCTCCAGCTGGTGAAGGCACATCAGGTCGGCCAGTTCCTCCAGGCCACCTATCGGGTGACCGGCCCCTGA
- a CDS encoding TSUP family transporter translates to MPDVSLTALLLLGLAALVAGYIDAVVGGGGLIQLPALLVAFPGVAPIHLLATNKLSSICGTSAAAVTYARKVRPDLRTSIALVLCAFGGSAAGSAVASHVPRDVFDPIVLVALVLVGAWVVARPTLGGHTALRWHGWPELVALAIIGAVIGFYDGALGPGTGSFLTIALVGIVGHSFLGATARAKLANWATNFASLCVFVPQGAVMWRLGLVMGACNLLGGWLGARTALRVGTGFVRVVFVLVVACFAIKIGVGLL, encoded by the coding sequence GTGCCCGACGTCAGCCTGACCGCCCTGCTCCTGCTGGGGCTGGCAGCGCTGGTCGCGGGCTACATCGACGCGGTCGTCGGCGGAGGCGGACTGATCCAGCTGCCCGCGCTCCTGGTCGCGTTCCCGGGCGTCGCCCCCATCCACCTGCTCGCCACCAACAAGCTCTCCTCCATCTGCGGTACGTCGGCCGCCGCCGTGACCTACGCCCGCAAGGTCCGCCCCGATCTCCGGACATCGATCGCGCTCGTGCTCTGCGCCTTCGGCGGCTCCGCCGCCGGATCGGCGGTCGCGAGCCACGTGCCGCGTGACGTCTTCGACCCGATCGTGCTGGTGGCGCTGGTGCTCGTCGGCGCCTGGGTGGTCGCACGCCCGACGCTCGGTGGGCACACCGCCCTGCGCTGGCACGGCTGGCCCGAGCTCGTCGCCCTCGCCATCATCGGCGCGGTGATCGGCTTCTACGACGGAGCCCTCGGTCCGGGCACCGGCTCGTTCCTCACCATCGCCCTGGTCGGCATCGTCGGACACTCGTTCCTCGGCGCCACCGCGCGGGCGAAGCTCGCCAACTGGGCGACCAACTTCGCGTCACTGTGCGTCTTCGTCCCGCAGGGCGCGGTGATGTGGCGCCTCGGGCTCGTCATGGGCGCCTGCAACCTGCTCGGCGGCTGGCTCGGTGCGCGCACCGCGCTGCGGGTCGGCACCGGCTTCGTCCGCGTGGTCTTCGTGCTGGTCGTGGCCTGCTTCGCGATCAAGATCGGCGTCGGCCTGCTCTGA
- a CDS encoding YchJ family protein — protein sequence MFGIDDRPCPCGSLTTYGVCCGRLHRGAEQAATPVELMRSRYSAYAVGDADYVWRTWHPSTRPDEIELDGRLTWTGLEIRSEDDEHVEFVATYVAPDGAGQLHERSRFQQRAGRWFYLDGELS from the coding sequence ATGTTCGGGATAGACGATCGGCCCTGCCCGTGTGGCTCGCTGACGACGTACGGCGTCTGCTGCGGGCGCCTGCATCGCGGAGCCGAGCAGGCGGCGACCCCGGTCGAGCTGATGCGCAGTCGCTACAGCGCCTATGCGGTCGGCGATGCCGACTACGTCTGGCGGACGTGGCACCCGAGCACGCGCCCGGACGAGATCGAGCTCGACGGCCGCCTGACCTGGACCGGCCTCGAGATCCGCAGCGAGGACGACGAGCACGTCGAGTTCGTCGCCACGTACGTCGCGCCCGACGGTGCCGGCCAGCTCCACGAGCGCAGCCGCTTCCAGCAGCGTGCCGGCCGCTGGTTCTACCTGGACGGGGAGCTGTCGTGA
- a CDS encoding EAL domain-containing protein, with product MQHMLMSGGIGVVYQPIVDLASGRICGWEALARYAPDPTTYSPLDLVEAARDHELLNELTWRVVSHAHATLCAVSRIVDVPLIVSVNVELEQLRRDNPLFDKIAELPWPENTRLILEITERGQDLWHDDYAEAARSLNDHDIMLALDDFGAGAARLTFLHHPQWALVKFDRQLIASDGRTEQIVMTHTARMFADLGVLSLAEGIETHEQLASVKALGIELGQGYLLGRPASAELLLADLASRGLDVLSA from the coding sequence ATGCAGCACATGCTCATGAGTGGCGGAATCGGCGTGGTCTACCAGCCGATCGTGGATCTCGCCTCGGGCCGGATCTGTGGCTGGGAGGCGCTCGCCCGCTACGCGCCGGATCCCACGACGTACTCGCCCCTCGATCTCGTCGAGGCGGCCCGCGACCACGAGCTGCTCAACGAGCTGACGTGGCGCGTGGTCAGCCATGCCCACGCGACGCTGTGTGCGGTGTCCAGGATCGTCGACGTCCCGCTGATCGTCAGCGTCAACGTCGAGCTGGAGCAGCTGCGCCGGGACAACCCACTCTTCGACAAGATCGCCGAGCTGCCCTGGCCGGAGAACACCCGCCTCATCCTGGAGATCACCGAGCGGGGCCAGGACCTCTGGCACGACGACTACGCCGAGGCCGCGCGCTCGCTCAACGACCACGACATCATGCTGGCGCTCGACGACTTCGGTGCGGGCGCCGCCCGGCTGACCTTCCTGCACCACCCACAGTGGGCCCTGGTGAAGTTCGACCGTCAGCTCATCGCCAGCGACGGCCGCACCGAGCAGATCGTCATGACCCACACGGCGCGGATGTTCGCCGACCTCGGAGTGCTCTCCCTGGCCGAGGGCATCGAGACGCACGAGCAGCTGGCGTCGGTCAAGGCGTTGGGCATCGAGCTCGGACAGGGCTACCTGCTGGGCCGTCCGGCCAGTGCCGAGCTGCTGCTCGCCGACCTCGCCAGCCGCGGCCTGGACGTCCTCAGCGCCTAG
- a CDS encoding sigma 54-interacting transcriptional regulator: MTLSGSASPAPSAATVGELRASGHVQRTLREELRSNLLQRLAAGEDPWPGLHGLSDTVLPQFERAIIAGHDIVLLGERGQGKTRLLRTLVGLLDEWTPVIAGSELGEHPYEPITVTALRRAESMGDDLPIEWRHRSERYAEKLATPDTSVADLIGDVDPMKVAEGRSLGDPETIHYGLIPRSHRGIVAINELPDLAERIQVAMLNVMEERDIQIRGYIVRLPLDVLVVASANPEDYTNRGRIITPLKDRFGAEIRTHYPLALEDEIAVIRQEADLVATVPDVLVEILARFTRALRASSAVDQRSGVSARFSIAGAETIAAAALRRGTVHGEPAVARLVDVQTAVDVLGGKVEFETGEEGREAEILTHLLRTAVAETVRSRLRGIDFALLVDAIESGAMVTTGDHVTAREFLEGLPRIGESAIYDEICERLGATDDGERAGAIELALEGLYLARKIGKDTDGSEVIYG, encoded by the coding sequence GTGACACTCTCCGGTTCCGCCTCTCCCGCTCCTTCGGCCGCGACCGTCGGCGAGCTCCGTGCCTCCGGGCACGTGCAGCGGACGCTGCGCGAGGAGCTCCGCTCCAACCTCCTGCAACGGCTCGCTGCCGGCGAGGACCCGTGGCCCGGGCTGCACGGCCTGTCGGACACGGTGCTGCCGCAGTTCGAGCGCGCGATCATCGCCGGTCACGACATCGTCCTGCTCGGCGAGCGCGGCCAGGGCAAGACCCGGCTGCTGCGCACCCTGGTCGGGCTGCTGGACGAGTGGACGCCCGTGATCGCGGGGTCCGAGCTGGGCGAGCACCCCTACGAGCCGATCACGGTGACCGCGCTGCGCCGGGCCGAGTCGATGGGCGACGACCTCCCGATCGAGTGGCGTCACCGCTCGGAGCGCTATGCCGAGAAGCTCGCCACGCCCGACACCTCGGTGGCGGACCTGATCGGTGACGTGGACCCGATGAAGGTCGCCGAGGGCCGCTCGCTCGGTGACCCCGAGACGATCCACTACGGCCTGATCCCGCGCTCGCACCGCGGCATCGTCGCGATCAACGAGCTGCCCGACCTCGCGGAGCGGATCCAGGTGGCGATGCTGAACGTGATGGAGGAGCGCGACATCCAGATCCGCGGCTACATCGTGCGGCTGCCCCTGGATGTCCTGGTGGTCGCCTCCGCCAACCCGGAGGACTACACCAACCGCGGCCGGATCATCACGCCGCTCAAGGACCGCTTCGGTGCCGAGATCCGCACGCACTACCCCCTCGCTCTTGAGGATGAGATCGCTGTCATCCGCCAGGAGGCCGACCTCGTCGCGACCGTGCCGGACGTGCTCGTCGAGATCCTCGCGCGCTTCACCCGTGCACTGCGCGCCTCGTCGGCCGTCGACCAGCGCTCCGGCGTGTCCGCCCGGTTCTCGATCGCGGGTGCGGAGACCATCGCGGCCGCGGCACTGCGTCGTGGCACGGTCCACGGCGAGCCCGCGGTCGCCCGGCTCGTCGATGTGCAGACGGCGGTCGACGTACTCGGCGGGAAGGTGGAGTTCGAGACCGGTGAGGAGGGGCGCGAGGCCGAGATCCTGACGCACCTGCTCCGGACGGCCGTGGCCGAGACCGTGCGCTCGCGGCTGCGTGGCATCGACTTCGCCCTGCTCGTGGACGCGATCGAGTCCGGCGCGATGGTGACGACCGGTGACCACGTGACCGCCCGGGAGTTCCTCGAGGGCCTGCCACGGATCGGTGAGTCCGCGATCTACGACGAGATCTGTGAGCGCCTCGGCGCCACTGACGACGGTGAGCGCGCGGGCGCGATCGAGCTCGCCCTCGAGGGTCTCTACCTCGCCCGCAAGATCGGCAAGGACACCGACGGCTCGGAAGTGATCTACGGGTGA